The sequence below is a genomic window from Pirellulales bacterium.
GATTGGCCGCCGGTTCCGACGGAAGAGACACTCTTGCTCATGGTCGGCCGGGGCAGCTCCGATCCGGAGGCGACCACGGAAATGCGTCGCTTCGCGCGGCTGCGAGCGGAGCAAACGCCCGTCGGGCGGGTGCTGACTTGCTTCCTGGCGATACAAACGCCATCGCTGGCCGATGGCTTGGCGGAAACCTCGGCAAGCGGCTTCCGCCGGATCGTAGTTCAGCCGCATCTGTTGTTCAGCGGAGAATTGTCCAACCAGATTCGCAGTGAAGTAAAAAGACGATCGGGCGATGAAAGACCGCTTGATGCCAGGCAATCCGCGCCGCAATCCACTTGCCGCTGGATCGTTACATCGCCACTTGGTCCCGAACCAGAATTGGCGGCCGCCGTAATGGACTTAGTTGGCCATCTTCTCTTGCCTTTGCCGTGAGTTCCGTGTACGATCTAACAATTCGATCTATAACCCGTTTACGGAGTGGTACTTAGGAACGGATACCCGAGAGACTGCTGCTTTTTGGCCCTCGGCCGGCAGTTCGGAGACAGCCGCCGGCACGGTCTTCGAGGCGGTCTAAACGGAATCGGCGAGCTGCTTGAGCGTCGGTCCTAAAGTCTCCATTCTGCTTCTTGCCTGCCCTTTTTCACGCCAGCCTTTTCTCCATAGGGGTCACCGGAATGAACCGCGCCATCGAGCATCTTAGTCGCAACCGGCGGTCGTACTTTGCGGGTCTGTTGATCGTCTCGATGTTCGGCGGCGCCGTGGCGCTCGTTCGCGACAATCGGGCGGCCGAGTTGAAGCAGCCGCAAGCCATCGACCACGTGGTGGCGATGACCGTGACCCGCCGTCTGATCGACGAGCATCTCACTCGTCATCCGCTCGACACGGAAATCTCCGAGCGCTGCTTCAAGGGCTTCCTCAAAACGCTCGACCCGATGAAGCTTTATTTCACTCGCGACGATTTCAATCAGTTTGCCGCCCATAAGGACGAATTGGCCGGCAAGATCAAGAGCGGCGACGTCGGTTTCGCCTACACGGTCTTCCAGACTCTGCTCAAGCGGATCGATGAGCGAATGCAGCTTGTCGAGCAGCTTTTGTCCGAAAGCGAAACCGCCAAATATGATTTCGGCACGGACGACGTGTTTGTCACCGATCCCGACAAAACGGTTTACGCCGCGAATTCCGATGAGATACGCGAAAAATGGGTCAAGCGGATCAAGTACGACCTATTGACGCAGCAATACGTCGAAAAGACTCCCGAAAAGGAAATTCACGACAAATTGATCCACCGCTATCACAGCTTCGCCAAGCGGATGCACCAGATCAAGAACGACGAATTGCTCGAGATGTATCTGACCGCGTTGACATCGAGCTTCGATCCGCACACTTCGTACATGTCGGCAAGCACGCTCGAGAATTTCAACATCCTGATGAAGGCCGAATTGGACGGCATCGGCGCCTCACTGCAATACAGCCAAGACGACGGCAACACGATCGTCAATGAATTGATCGACGGCGGCGCCGCCCAGCTCGATGGGCGGCTGAAGCCGAAGGACCGTGTGATCGGCGTCGGCCAAGGCGAGAAGGGCGAAATCGTCGATGTGGTCGACATGAGCCTCAATGACGTGGTGAAGCTGATCCGCGGCCAGCGCGGCACCATCGTGCGGCTCAAGGTGCTCCCCCTCGGCGCGGCGGAGCCGAAAACGTACAACATCACCCGGGCCAAGATCGAGCTAAAGAATAGCGAGGCCCGCGGCGAGATTCTCGACGAAGGAAAGAAAGCCAACGGCGATCCGTACAAAGTCGGATTCATCGATCTACCCGGCTTCTACATGGATATGACCGGGGCGCGCCAGGGTGTTCCGGAATTCAAGAGCGCCACTCGCGACGTTCGCAAGATCCTCGACGGCTTCAACCAGAAGCACGTCGACGCCGTGATCATCGATCTGCGGCGCAACGGCGGCGGGGCGCTCAACGAGGCCATTAGCCTCACGGGCCTGTTCATCGACACCGGGCCGGTCGTCCAGGTCAAGGATTCCGACGGCCACGTGCAGCATTACGACGATCTCGAGGCGGGGGTAGCCTGGGCGGGCCCGCTGGTCGTGCTGCAAAGCAAGTTTAGCGCGAGCGCCAGCGAAATCTTTGCCGGGGCGATCCAGGATTACCATCGCGGGCTGGTGGTCGGCGACAAGTCGTCGCACGGCAAGGGGACGGTGCAGAGCATGCTCGACGTCGGGCAATCGTTGTTTCAAGTCCCCAGCGCCCAGTCGCTCGGGGCGCTGAAGATCACGATTCAACAGTTTTATCGCCCCGATGGCGATAGCACGCAGCGCCGCGGCGTCGTCTCGGATATCGAACTGCCGTCGCTCACTACGCACCTGCCGGTGGGCGAGGCGGACCTCGACTACGCGCTTAAGTTCGACCACGTCGATCCCGTGCCGTTCAACACCGTGAACATGGTCGATCAGGACATCGTCAAACAACTCACGCAACTCTCTTCGGAGCGGATTGGAAAATCAGACGACTTCCAGAAGGTCGTCAAGAACATCGCTCGCTACGAGAAGCAGAAGGACCGCAAGGAGGTCACCTTGAATAAGGAAAAGTTCATCGCCGATCGGGCGGATTCAAGCGCCGAAAAGGATGAGGAGGACGAATTCAACGAACTCAACGAGACCAAACGCCCCGTGGTGAAGAAGGATTTCTACATCAACGAGGTGCTCGCCATTACTGCCGACTATCTGCACTTGTCGAAGACCAAGCTGGCCACGACGAACTGAACGGCGGCGCCCGCCTGGTTTTAGGGGCCGCTGGAACTTGAGGGCCGTTGGAATTCAATCAGAACGCCGCGCGCGGATTACCGGCGAGCTGCGCTTCGTTTAACCGGGAGCCATCGGCGACGGCGAATTGTTCACTCTGCCGCACCGTGGTCGCAGGCGCCGGGATAAACAAACCGAAGGCGGCATTCTTTAGTTCGGTTCTTCACCGCGGGCGGAGTTCCTGATACGCTATAGGCGAGCGTTCATCGGTTGCACAGTTTGCCCCAGGAAGAGAAAATTAATCATGGCCAAGCCCCACCGACCATTGAAAAAAGCCAACCACGGCCGGCGTCCGGCCAATAGTAAGGCCCGCCGGCTCAAACGGAAGGACATCCGCACCTGAGTCTTGCAACTCGAGGGAGATTCCGTGTGGCCGGCAAAGATCTGATCCTGGATTTTTCCGAGTACGACGTGGATCACGTCATTGCCGATCAGGACGAAATCCGCCGCTATAACCTCCAGCGGTTCGAGATGGAGCAGTTGACGGCGGTGATCTATGCCGATGCCGCGCGCGGGATTTGCGCCGGCTATAAGGACCTGACCGACGACGAGTTCTGGGTCCGGGGCCACATGCCGAATGTGCCGATCATGCCCGGCGTGATGATGTGCGAGACGGCGGCCCAGCTTTCCAGCTATTTCGCGCAGAAATACGACCTATTGGGCTGCAAGGTGGTCGGCCTCGGCGGGCTGGAGGAAGTGCGATTCCGCGGCACCGTCGTGCCGGGCGACCGGCTGGTCGTCGTGGTCGAACGGCTCAAGGTCCGCCGCAACGCC
It includes:
- a CDS encoding carboxy terminal-processing peptidase, which gives rise to MNRAIEHLSRNRRSYFAGLLIVSMFGGAVALVRDNRAAELKQPQAIDHVVAMTVTRRLIDEHLTRHPLDTEISERCFKGFLKTLDPMKLYFTRDDFNQFAAHKDELAGKIKSGDVGFAYTVFQTLLKRIDERMQLVEQLLSESETAKYDFGTDDVFVTDPDKTVYAANSDEIREKWVKRIKYDLLTQQYVEKTPEKEIHDKLIHRYHSFAKRMHQIKNDELLEMYLTALTSSFDPHTSYMSASTLENFNILMKAELDGIGASLQYSQDDGNTIVNELIDGGAAQLDGRLKPKDRVIGVGQGEKGEIVDVVDMSLNDVVKLIRGQRGTIVRLKVLPLGAAEPKTYNITRAKIELKNSEARGEILDEGKKANGDPYKVGFIDLPGFYMDMTGARQGVPEFKSATRDVRKILDGFNQKHVDAVIIDLRRNGGGALNEAISLTGLFIDTGPVVQVKDSDGHVQHYDDLEAGVAWAGPLVVLQSKFSASASEIFAGAIQDYHRGLVVGDKSSHGKGTVQSMLDVGQSLFQVPSAQSLGALKITIQQFYRPDGDSTQRRGVVSDIELPSLTTHLPVGEADLDYALKFDHVDPVPFNTVNMVDQDIVKQLTQLSSERIGKSDDFQKVVKNIARYEKQKDRKEVTLNKEKFIADRADSSAEKDEEDEFNELNETKRPVVKKDFYINEVLAITADYLHLSKTKLATTN
- a CDS encoding 3-hydroxyacyl-ACP dehydratase FabZ family protein, which produces MAGKDLILDFSEYDVDHVIADQDEIRRYNLQRFEMEQLTAVIYADAARGICAGYKDLTDDEFWVRGHMPNVPIMPGVMMCETAAQLSSYFAQKYDLLGCKVVGLGGLEEVRFRGTVVPGDRLVVVVERLKVRRNAMILCRFQGFVRETLVVEGKIMGISLPIDPPRGK
- a CDS encoding sirohydrochlorin chelatase, with the translated sequence MPDLNHSRRFDRAGLLLVGHGTRDAAGIAEFFEAAELVRKVAADRPLEACFLELAGPTIGEGVDRLVSRGVERILVVPLLLFAAGHAKRDIPAAVAAAAARHRGVAVLHIPALESSRHILALSARRFQEAIADWPPVPTEETLLLMVGRGSSDPEATTEMRRFARLRAEQTPVGRVLTCFLAIQTPSLADGLAETSASGFRRIVVQPHLLFSGELSNQIRSEVKRRSGDERPLDARQSAPQSTCRWIVTSPLGPEPELAAAVMDLVGHLLLPLP